A stretch of Megalobrama amblycephala isolate DHTTF-2021 linkage group LG14, ASM1881202v1, whole genome shotgun sequence DNA encodes these proteins:
- the fam3c gene encoding protein FAM3C has product MMMRAGGILKLTVLVSILFLAVFLAFELLQSNMNLNMGKVFARYANAETVPTKPPRHKCGLSKSCPEDHYTFKITSGAASVVGPKMCFQDNVLMSGVKNNVGRGINIAVLNGKTGELTKTDSFDMWSGDVNLLIKFLKEIEDGSIVMMATFDDPATKLNEEARNLIADLGSSSISILGFRDNWVFVGGKGIKTKSPFEQHIKNNAETNKYEGWPEVLEMEGCIPIKHE; this is encoded by the exons ATGATGATGCGAGCAGGAG gaattTTGAAACTTACTGTGCTGgtttctattttgtttttggcTGTGTTCCTGGCCTTTGAGCTATTACAGAGTAATATGAATCTTAATATGGGGAAAGTCTTTG CACGATATGCAAATGCAGAGACCGTCC CAACCAAGCCACCGCGCCACAAATGCGGCCTTTCTAAATCATGTCCTGAGGACCATTATACCTTTAAGATCACCAGTGGAGCAGCCAGTGTAGTCGGTCCGAAAATGTGTTTTCAGGACAATGT ATTAATGAGCGGAGTTAAGAACAACGTTGGACGTGGTATAAACATTGCAGTGCTCAATG GGAAGACTGGCGAGCTGACCAAGACTGATTCCTTTGACATGTGGTCTGGAG ATGTGAACCTGCTCATCAAATTCTTGAAGGAAATAGAAGATGGAAGCATTGTCATGATGGCCACTTTCGATGATCCTGCAACAAA GCTGAATGAAGAGGCCAGAAATCTGATAGCAGATTTGGGCAGCTCAAGCATCAGCATACTGGGCTTCAGAGATAACTGGGTGTTTGTTGGAGGCAAAGGGATCAAAACAAAGAGCCCCTTTGAGCAG CACATCAAGAACAATGCAGAGACCAACAAATATGAAGGCTGGCCAGAAGTTTTGGAGATGGAAGGATGCATTCCTATAAAACACGAGTGA